From a single Brassica napus cultivar Da-Ae chromosome C9, Da-Ae, whole genome shotgun sequence genomic region:
- the LOC106412320 gene encoding aberrant root formation protein 4-like produces MRRRLYGAQSLKEMSAATVSYLHRVRELLAGTLSSVEAGGSLDLESLVSELASCLNSLSENVASSASDDEHENDVTLNARDDEENDVIQVLDEILKFLSSPQIDQDVIDALSFELPKVISKFAGLSSRCLELAEAIVDRFVVACNPRDMLPVLCEALDAARVSLSLSSSSTPLLHGLCKVFISVRRRHYEQLKVAVPIVLNVLKDMSLEPDMQPEGLFDKALGIAVSIKDVASKLEKEEGTRVRCLLGLYLMQITAVLSVSIKDKLDSGVPLVIQLKPLLAYCGLTQLGLITGNDPERLLSTISKDDDDDFLNSLHNINLGASLLFIWGRISPEVADVANDVNELQSNPMKRWLAYGMLKHILASGDLLWEFKRHTIDVLLEIVKGATPSQCNEEIDCSHYTTSIYAALQAVTLVIMYAPDADLRKKTFETLKRIISDIPVPQRFDVLKALVTNSQSSTMRGILLDQVKNNMSTSSLQATDCDAHVSELVELVLKPPHGGPPLFPDQSDEVLAALNLYRFALLNNSRGGNGFLSKKTLERDYKGWLLPLRTIVSGSIAENQREKDHDQESSLEILCVLNRIESLLYWCIELVEERLKSH; encoded by the exons ATGCGTCGACGATTGTACGGAGCTCAGAGTCTAAAGGAGATGTCTGCTGCTACGGTTTCTTATTTGCATCGTGTACGAGAGCTTTTAGCCGGGACTTTAAGT TCAGTTGAAGCTGGAGGATCTCTGGACTTGGAGAGCTTGGTGTCAGAACTTGCCAGCTGTCTGAATTCTTTGTCCGAGAACGTAGCTTCCAGTGCTAGCGATGATGAGCATGAGAATGATGTAACTTTGAATGCCAGAGACGATGAGGAGAATGATGTTATCCAAGTTCTagatgaaattttgaaatttttatcgTCTCCTCAGATTGATCAG GATGTGATAGATGCACTGTCATTTGAATTGCCAAAAGTAATCTCCAAGTTTGCAGGCCTGTCAAGCAGATGTCTAGAGTTAGCTGAGGCTATCGTTGATCGGTTTGTGGTAGCATGCAATCCACGTGACATGCTTCCAGTTCTTTGTGAG GCACTCGACGCTGCACGGGTCTCTCTTTCACTCTCCAGTTCTTCTACTCCTTTATTACATGGGCTCTGTAAAG tttttatttCTGTTCGGAGACGTCACTACGAGCAGCTAAAAGTGGCAGTTCCAATTGTCTTGAACGTATTGAAGGACATGTCATTGGAGCCAGACATGCAACCTGAAGGTCTATTTGATAAAGCGTTAGGCATTGCCGTTTCCATTAAAGATGTTGCTTCAAAACTG GAGAAGGAAGAAGGCACAAGAGTCCGTTGTTTGCTTGGTCTCTATCTGATGCAGATAACG GCTGTTCTCTCAGTTAGCATCAAAGACAAGTTGGACTCTGGTGTTCCTCTGGTGATCCAGTTAAAACCTTTATTGGCATATTGTGGCTTAACACAGCTTGGTTTAATCACTGGAAACGACCCTGAAAGATTACTAAGCACGATTTCGAAAG atgatgatgatgacttcCTCAACTCTTTACATAACATCAACTTGGGTGCATCGCTTCTATTCATCTGGGGGAGGATCTCACCCGAGGTTGCAGATGTTGCTAACGATGTAAATGAGCTTCAAAGCAATCCAATGAAAAGGTGGCTAGCATATGGGATGTTGAAACACATACTCGCTTCTGGAGATTTGCTCTGGGAGTTCAAGAGACACACTATTGATGTTTTGCTTGAGATAGTCAAAGGAGCAACTCCATCTCAGTGCAACGAGGAAATAGATTGTTCGCATTACACAACTAGCATCTACGCTGCTTTACAG GCTGTTACGTTAGTGATCATGTATGCTCCAGACGCGGATTTGAGGAAGAAGACGTTTGAGACACTAAAGAGG ATTATATCTGATATACCAGTTCCGCAGAGGTTTGACGTTTTAAAAGCCCTTGTCACAAACTCTCAGTCTTCCACAATG AGAGGGATTCTTCTGGATCAAGTAAAAAACAACATGAGCACAAGCAGCTTGCAAGCTACGGACTGTGATGCTCATGTTTCTGAGCTAGTGGAGTTGGTCTTAAAGCCTCCACATGGTGGTCCTCCACTCTTCCCGGACCAGAGTGATGAG GTTCTGGCAGCACTAAACCTCTATAGGTTTGCGTTGCTTAATAATTCGAGAGGAGGCAATGGATTTTTGTCAAAGAAGACTCTGGAGAGAGACTATAAGGGATGGCTTTTGCCTCTTCGAACTATTGTGAGCGGCAGCATCGCAGAGAACCAACGCGAGAAGGATCACGACCAGGAATCCTCGCTCGAGATTCTGTGCGTTCTTAACCGAATTGAATCGCTTCTATATTGGTGCATCGAGCTCGTGGAAGAAAGGTTGAAAAGTCACTAG